The DNA window GGGGCTGTCGAACTGGTTGATCAGGCTACCTATGGAGGAGATGGGCTCTGTGTCCACTGAGTTTGGGGATCGTCTGGGGATGTTGGTGACCTCGTTTGGGGGGCTTAGTAAGGTAGTCAAAGAGTGGTGGGGCGCTGGGGCCGAGACAGGGGCAGGGCCTGGGCATTGGGTCTGGGTGGGGGCTGAGACAGGGGCAGGGCCTGGGCATTGGGTTAGGATGGTGGCCGAGACAGGGGTGGGGGCCCACTCTACACCCCCAGCAGTCAGAGGGATCCTGGCTGCTCCTGGTCTAGACCCTGCTGCCTGGATCAAGGTGGCCTCTGCCCCACTCTGGAGAGATGTGGTGAGATGTCCCGGCCTAGGTACAGAGGCTGTCTGATTGGGCGGAACAGAAAGTCTTCGTGTGGAGGCTAGGAGGGGACTGAGGCTGTTCCTGTCTGGGTTGTAAGGTTTCAGCAGCTCTGGGTGTCTCTGGAAGTTCAACACCGTGTTAGATGTCGGCACGGTCCTCTGTGATTCCTTAACCTCAGTCTGAGCACCTCCACCAGCATACTCCCTCTGGTGGTTGGGAGGTCTGCGCTCCACATTGGGAGTACCGAATGAAGATCGCCCATCATTCACCATGAAGGTGTACTCAGACTGGCTGTGGGCATTGACAAACACTTCCTGGTGGTCCCAGTTCCTGCTGTAGCTCTCCAGGCCACCAGATGGCAGAGCTGCTTTACTATCCCCGTTCAACACAACGTAAGGAAGACCCTCAATTCCCTGAACTTGTACCCTAACCCCGAACATGCTGCTGCTGTCGCTGTGAGGTCGAGGGCTGCCTCTGGGACCAGGCCTAGGCTGCTGCATGTTGTAGCCCTGTTGTATTCTACTGAAGTCTGGAGAAGAGCCACTCACTCCGTGTCTGTGAGACTCCATTTATAGAGAGTCAACGTTAAGACAACGTTGTTTGTTTGCTGGGTCCACactagtcctgaatgaatcgagGACCTCCCTCAGAACTGAAGAGGTTCACAGCTATAAAAGATGCCAAATACAACACGTTAGAGGCTGATGCATTATTAGTTGACTAACCATTACCACGGCTCTTCTTAACCTGGAGGCTCCAATAACCACCCCTGTCTTTACAACAGTTTAACCCCAGTGAAAAATACATCACTTTCTATGGCATCAGCTGGATGAGGTGACTGTTTACAAAACAGAGAGAAGTCATGTGGACCAACTGACAACAATGACATCCCAAGTGCATCTGATGTCACTCAGAGACAGCTGCGCTAACCAGTTAGCCACAGTGAGAGAGAAAACACCAACATCAACACACAGCACATTGATATAGAAAACAGTTTATTCAGTGTGCTAACAGTGTAACTATTGTATACAGGACAATACTGCTGCATGACGAGTACCACTGGCCATGGTCGCACCAACCAGACGATcgtcatccacacacacacacacaccctccgacCAGACTTTTGTCATCCACATGTTTATGATATGATTATGAGAGAAAGTCAGTTacggaacaaaaaacaaaaacacacgtCCGTTTTTAGAACAATGTACACTGTTATTGAAATAAACAACATGCAAAAGTACTGTTTTCTAATATAGGTGACAGTTGTTACCGTGTTTACAGCCCACCGGGCAACAGctgtcagttcaacatctagttttcatttacatttggttgatttGTCAACTATTGTGACTTCAACAacaaaatgtcaccatgtcattggatttaggttcaaattTAGGTGGAGAAAAAAAAGGACTTTTTGCAATTCCACgaagttttccacattgattcaacatcatcactttGATTTGGGGTTGAAATTACGtgtaaacaacgttgattcatccagtttttgcccagtgggaataCACTtctttaatgaacaaaaatatcTTAAAAATTAATTGAAATGAtttacatttaacctttatttaacgaggcaagtcagttgagaacaaattattttttacaatgacgacctaccccggataaacccggacgacgctgggccatttgtgcaccgccctatgggactcccaatcacggccggttgtgatacagcctggattcgaaccaaggTGTCTGTAGAGACGCCTCAaaaactgagatgcagtgccttagaccgcttagaccactcgggagcccccttTGAATTATTAACCCATATCAAAAATGTGTATCCTTCACAAGTACTTTATCAACCTCTATTTGTACGATTGTAATTAAAGACAAAGAATATATGCATGGATAATCCTCAATGCAGTTTTACCAGCGGATAATAAAATACCACTCTACCTTTACTAGCGGATCAAACGTGATGTTCTTGAACGATAAAACAGCCTACCAAAAACAATGCCGAAACGAGAATCACTTTACAAAGCACTAACTGTGCAATTGGTTTGAGTAACAGTTGTAAGACGGGTTTAGAAAAGTGTCCCAGTGCGCAAAATCTTTGTGATTGTCTTACCTAAATTCGCGCAGTTCTGTTAAAAGTAGTGCCCTGGCTGAAGTGCCAGTGTTGCGGGAGCTGTTTTATTGCCGTTCGGGATTCCCCCTCCCTATTCCAGTCTCTATTCACGAGTATGCGTTCCCCCTAGCGGAATTGTCCAGCTATTCAAGAAATTGCGCGtgtgttcatcatcatcatcatcatcatcatcatgatcaTTAACTCCTCGAATAATACATACCGGATGTCTTTTCTGAGAATGAAAATTGTAGGGAAAAATAAGAAATAGTTTTATGGTTTACATTTCCTGTAGATGACATAGGTGACACTCATCAACATAACTGTACATACCTGAAGGTATGGGTTTTACAGACATCCCTCATTATGGAATTCTCCAATATACAATAAGAAGTGGCTTGTTTAGGGTATCATTATTTACAATGTCTGGTAAAATATATGACAAATATTTCTgggaaaaaaacaacatttttttgtTTCAAATTTAAAATCTGTAATTCAGATATTTAGATATTAGTAATTGTAGAAAATATCAACTACAGCAAGTTAGTAAAAAGTAAGCAATAttttctataaaaaaaaaaacggaaCAATTAAGTATTAATCCATCTGTAGCCTAGCCAAAAAGTGCACTTAGCTCTAAAAACTCTGACTCTGGCTAAACACAAGCATGTACATACAACTAAAAGGCTCTGCATGGTCAACCCGACATCTGCAGTGGCCATACATCACTTCGTCGTGCAGAgtagagctgttgtgaaggaagttgtcaaggaagtgagtttgtgtttatgcaGGACATCCAGCCCTCACCTTTCGTCAAGGAGCACGGAGATGCAGTACGGAGATCGATTTGGCCTCCAGAGCCTCCGCCATTGCGTCACACCCTCCGTACGGAACCTCCAGCTCATATTGCTGGAGCAAGCATAAATTAGTTTTAAGCCTTGTTTCAGCCTAAAGCCAATTTAAGCTTGATCTGCAGTGCCTCTGGAGGCTCGATGAGGCCAAATCGAGCTCCGTATGGCGATGCCGTGCGCCTCCCAAATTCGtaacatgattggttgacggtaggtggggaGGTACATCCTGTGTAAACACAAATttacttccttgacaacttccttgaCAACAAACATGGAGAACTTTTGACGACAGGCTATCAGAACAAGTTAACAAATAAAAACACATATTTATGATACCTTGTCTAGGGATTTCTAAGACACAAAAATTAGTTTGAACTCCTGGAAAgagatcagggaggtaatggggaTAGAAGGGTGAAGAGGTCATTGGAATGAAGACCGTGGGGGGATAGAAGGACTCTggattggcacacacacacacacacacacactagcatacAGAACTCAGAGGTGGTCGTCAAAGTCGTTTTAAcctgtaatgcagttgattgatgacatgaacatgtattggggttgacatccatacaagcaTTTTTACTTCAACGTAGTGTGAAATACACAAATAAACAATAGCCTTAAATGTAGACTAATTTTGCTGGGGGGTGTTTTGGCTGAGCTCCTATGTCAAGCACCGGGAAACAGACTCCGGACATCTCAGTAGAGATAAGATCTTGTCTTTTCGTTTAGCCAGTTGCTCGTAAATTAGCTGGATGGCTATAGAGATTATCCCTGAATCACTGGGAGTTGTGCGGTTCGGACCAATGTATTTAATGCTGTACGGCCACTGCTAGATGTTGGATTGACCATGCAGAGCCTTTTAAGAGGACAACACTGACAGAGGATACAAAGTGATGAAATAAACATTGTTTTaaacaggacagtgttgtgggtTTTTTTTTTCACTGTACATTTTTCATTCACTGTACTAACgaatataaaaaaaaacattttgtacaAAACATTTGCTGGTTACAAGTAAGTTTAGGCACAAGTGAAAGTCGACCAGGAGGAAATTGTCACTACTGTCGTGATTAATTAGCTGCTGTAACACTTTAGGTTTCCCCCCCAACGAAAATCCTTCTGTTTCTTCGCTActgggtcccagagataacactGAATGTCATTGGATAATCTTTCACCATCTCAGGATGATCCTTTTCCACACTTCATCtgtagaaagaaagaaaacatgTGGTTGATAGCATTTCTCACAATATAGATTATATCAACTTGGATCAATACACGCTTTCATAGAAGAAgaaggctgcgtttagacaggcagctcAAATCTGATCTCTTTCCAGCAAttacatcagatcttttcacagcATATCATTTCAAGACCTGATccgattggtcaaaataccaaatAAAGTAACTTTTTTTGGGTGGGGCTTCCTGTCTAAACACagacaaagaagaagaagaagaagaatgggAGATCTTTGTACTGTTACCTGTTTTAGATGTTTAGGCATGATGTCCCATGGGGTGAGCAGTGTCTAGTCCAGGATGTGGTGATGCCTGGTGTTGCTGCAGGCCCTGGGCATCTGTTAACCCAGCTGACATCTTCACCTGCTCCTTCCTCCTCAGACAGGCTGTCTTAGGGTTCAGGTTACGCTCTAGAGGTAGCAGATCACACGGACATCAACGTTAGTACTGTCTCATAGACCTGACAGGGAAACAGGACATCAACGTTAATACTGTCTCATAGACCTGACAGGGAAACAGGACATCAACGTTAGTACTGTCTCATAGACCTGACAGGGAAACAGGACATCAACGTTAATACTGTCTCATAGACCTGACAGAGAAACAGGACATCAACGTTAATACTGTCTCATAGACCTGACAGGGAAACAGGACATCAACGTTAGTACTGTCTCATAGACCTGACAGGGAAACAGGACATCAACGTTAGTACTGTCTCATAGACCTGACAGGGAAACAGGACATCAACGTTAATACTGTCTCATAGACCTGACAGGGAAACAGGACATATCCCCTTCTACGCAGCCCCTCCCattaattttattttacctttatttaactaggcaagtcagttaagaaaaaaaaatgtttttcaatgacggcctaggaacagtgggcagaactgtttaggggcagaatgacagatttgtaccttggggatttgaacttgcaacctttcggttactagtccaacaatccaaccactcggctaccctgccaccccattcaTGTTCCACAGTAGTGAAGTATGTACTCATTCAACTTATATTTATACAGATTATTTAGATAATAACTATATCTCAATGCATGTTTCCGTCTTTTCTTaatctccttctcaatctcttaTTGGATAGAGAAAtagaccttctcctccaatgtgttttgagaagGATTCGAGGAGAGAGGATGCGAGGAATTCGAGGAAAGATGAATTAAGAAATAGACGTAATCTCTTTTGCAAAAGAGAGACCTGTTCAAGTTGGTAGCAGTACTGACCTCTGACTTGTTGTTCTAGACTAAGTATTACAGCCACGGCCTGGTGTAAAACAAGCAGCTTGGTCTGGGGCTTCTCGCTCTTCAGGTGCAGCTGGGTCATGTGACCCAGCTCTTTGAACGACTCGTTGATGTCACGGACACGAAGGCGCTCGCGGGCGTTGTTGGCCATCCGTCGTTCCCGCTCCCGCTCAGCCTTCTGCTCAGGGCTCAGGTTGTCCTCTTCCTCATGGATGCTGCTGAAGGGGAGAAAAGAAAGGGAGGGTTAGTGTTAGAATTGGCAGTTGCCATGTGGCGCCCTCTGGTGGGAATTATTTGAACACTTTTgggttttttgggggggggggtgagttgGAATTCTGATCATGCGCCAACAAAAATGTGCGTTGAATATTGAATTCATTACCAGTTTTTACCACTCAAACAGATAGATAGGCAGCTACCCAGCCAGCAGGCAAATCTGGTTGAAATGACATCATAACAACAATTTCCCCCTGCTCGGTAAAGGGAGAATAGCTTCGTTCTAGATCTGTGTcaactctgacacagcctgggatcaggCTAGAGGCAGAAAGCATAaagctgatctgggatcaggctagagGCAGATAGTATAACGCTGACCTGGGATCAGGCTAGAGGCAGAAAGCATAAAGCTGATCAGGAATCAGGCTAGAGGCAGATCTGGGACaaggcgacagacagagagacagagagacagagagacagagagacagagagagacagacagagagacagacagagagacagagagacagagagtgtataaagttgatctgggatcaggctagaggcagagagagatagcgtAAAGCTATTTTTTGCTGTCCTCACCTGGTCATGCTGTCTCCTTGCGTCTTGTGTGACACGCTCTCCTCGTCGGAGCGCTGGCTGTGGCTGTCAGAGCTGTGGCTGTGTCTGTGACCCTGGTAGTGATGGCTGTGATGTAGCTCATACTGCTCATCTTTCTCCAGACCCTCCAACTTCAGCTCCAAGCCACCAAGTCCTGCAGGAAGATACGCTGGGAAGGAGTGGCCTTGGTTGTTCTGTGAAAAGCTCTGCAACAcagggtggtggttgttgttgttcagaTTGACAGCCTCTACCTGTACACACACAAGAGAATAGATGCAATAAATATACATACGGCCAAAAgcatgtggacatcccttcaaaatTAGCGGacttggctatttcagccacaccccgttgctgacaggtgtataaaa is part of the Oncorhynchus keta strain PuntledgeMale-10-30-2019 chromosome 26, Oket_V2, whole genome shotgun sequence genome and encodes:
- the LOC118373232 gene encoding transcription factor 12-like isoform X3 — encoded protein: MWSSNGMNQAGYGAMGGASAHQSGSYSNLQPSHNHLVYSPHSVSPVEVNRGLPPMSTFHRNNPASSHSLSANSSENTTGHPSTGWSQTGAALGKTLASMYSPDYTSSSENSSTPERSPSPHTGSATCPPVNQASLSSSYQASPISLSQLENRLDRLDDVIYVLHNHAAGPIPSLPSDIHSLLNQANHGHRTTMAHDTAMVEAVNLNNNNHHPVLQSFSQNNQGHSFPAYLPAGLGGLELKLEGLEKDEQYELHHSHHYQGHRHSHSSDSHSQRSDEESVSHKTQGDSMTSSIHEEEDNLSPEQKAERERERRMANNARERLRVRDINESFKELGHMTQLHLKSEKPQTKLLVLHQAVAVILSLEQQVRERNLNPKTACLRRKEQVKMSAGLTDAQGLQQHQASPHPGLDTAHPMGHHA